A single region of the Brassica rapa cultivar Chiifu-401-42 chromosome A03, CAAS_Brap_v3.01, whole genome shotgun sequence genome encodes:
- the LOC103857766 gene encoding trihelix transcription factor GT-3b: protein MDGHQHQLHHLQYLKKHSHHVHPQSQTPEIASPATVAAGDRFPQWSLEETKELIAIRGELDQTFMETKRNKLLWEVVSNKMRDKSFLRSPEQCKCKWKNLVTRFKGCETMDAESARQQFPFYDDMEIIFTSRMQRMIWVESEGGGGGASGTTRKRSHSEQFSSDEEEENVNEELVDISNDPKIPNPKKNIVKKRKGGISNSNASNSVREVLDEFMRHQMRMENEWIERWEAREKERAEREEEWRGKMEEIEKERVKMERMWRDREDQRRSREEMKAEKRDSLISALLAKLTRDG from the exons ATGGATGGGCATCAGCATCAGCTTCACCACCTTCAATACCTCAAAAAACATAGTCACCATGTTCATCCTCAATCTCAAACACCAGAAATAGCGTCTCCCGCAACTGTGGCCGCAGGGGATAGGTTTCCACAGTGGAGCTTAGAAGAGACAAAAGAGTTGATAGCAATAAGAGGAGAGCTGGATCAAACTTTCATGGAGACAAAACGGAACAAGCTTCTCTGGGAGGTTGTCTCTAACAAGATGAGAGACAAAAGCTTTCTTCGTAGCCCTGAACAGTGCAAGTGCAAGTGGAAGAACCTCGTCACTCGTTTTAAG GGATGTGAGACAATGGATGCAGAGTCAGCAAGACAACAATTCCCTTTTTATGATGATATGGAAATTATATTTACAAGTAGAATGCAGAGAATGATATGGGTCGAATCCGAGGGAGGAGGAGGGGGAGCAAGTGGGACAACCAGAAAAAGAAGTCACTCAGAGCAGTTCTCTtcagatgaagaggaagagaacgTGAATGAAGAGCTAGTAGATATCAGCAATGACCCGAAAATCCCAAACCCCAAAAAGAACATAGTGAAGAAGCGAAAAGGCGGTATTAGTAATAGTAATGCCAGTAATAGTGTAAGGGAAGTTTTAGATGAGTTTATGAGACATCAGATGAGAATGGAGAACGAGTGGATAGAACGCTGGGAGGCAAGGGAGAAGGAGAGagcagagagagaagaagagtgGAGAGGGAAGATGGAGGAGATTGAGAAGGAGAGAGTGAAGATGGAGCGGATGTGGCGGGATAGAGAGGACCAAAGACGGTCGAGGGAGGAGATGAAGGCTGAGAAGAGGGATTCACTTATCAGTGCATTGCTTGCTAAGCTTACTAGAGATGGTTAA